A region from the Coffea eugenioides isolate CCC68of chromosome 9, Ceug_1.0, whole genome shotgun sequence genome encodes:
- the LOC113782909 gene encoding protein ORANGE-LIKE, chloroplastic: MPGKGFLKALPILATSAAVILGGAFTISAVTSSLVRYGISKKKEKYGRPCRACKGRGFYPCKLCKASGTIQWSPLYDPLVINPCLCPTCDGLKVQHCLNCLGSGFV; this comes from the exons ATGCCAGGAAAAGGTTTTCTGAAGGCACTGCCCATATTAGCCACATCGGCTGCTGTGATCCTTGGTGGAGCATTTACTATCTCTGCTGTTACCTCTTCACTTGTTCGATATGGTATCTCAAAGAAAAAG GAAAAATATGGAAGGCCTTGTAGGGCATGCAAAGGAAGGGGTTTTTATCCCTGTAAGCTATGCAAAGCAAGTGGTACCATTCAGTGGTCACCATTGTATGATCCTTTGGTTATAAACCCATGTCTTTGCCCCACTTGCGATGGGTTAAA GGTGCAACATTGTCTCAACTGTTTGGGATCTGGCTTTGTATAA